A single region of the Anaerostipes rhamnosivorans genome encodes:
- a CDS encoding ABC transporter ATP-binding protein: MTSLPEEKEPGLMTFAGNHRFLTYMGCILSGISAVFSLVPFLYIWMVIRDMVNALPKMADSTVLVHYGWMAVAFSLLSMLIYFGALMCTHLSAFRTARNLKTAALHHLGRLPIGYFKTKGSGKIRRVIDDGAGQTETFLAHQLPDLSGALVTPVAVLVLLFTFDWRFGLISLIPMVIGVLFLGKMMGPGMKDCMTQYQAALGDMNNEAVEYVRGIPVVKTFQQSVFSFKSFHDSIMRYKKWAVNYTLSMRIPMCSYTVSINAVFLFLIPAGFLLLGNLAAGRTYTDCLLDLTFYLFFTPIGVSMMNKIMWTSENTMMAKDALGRILEILREEPLEEPEKPESPASYRIIFEHVTFSYKDGNKEALKDLSFVIPEGGVTALVGKSGGGKTTAASLIPRFYDVDEGSIQIGGVDVRNMKTEELMRQVAFVFQDSHLFKDSLLNNIKAARPDASAQEVEEAIKLAQCQDIIDKMPQGLETVVGTKGVYLSGGEAQRIALARAALKDAPVILLDEATAFADPDNEYRIQKAFQEITKGKTVLMIAHRLSTIRKADQIIVLEEGQALEQGTHQSLMEQDGIYAGMWKEYQTAAEWKVEKEAVK, encoded by the coding sequence ATGACTTCACTGCCGGAGGAAAAGGAACCGGGGCTGATGACCTTTGCCGGGAACCATCGCTTTCTCACCTATATGGGATGTATCCTGTCCGGGATCAGTGCGGTGTTTTCTCTGGTACCGTTCCTTTATATATGGATGGTCATACGTGATATGGTAAATGCACTGCCGAAAATGGCGGACAGCACCGTGCTTGTGCACTACGGCTGGATGGCTGTGGCATTTTCACTGCTCAGTATGCTGATTTACTTTGGGGCGTTGATGTGTACACATCTCTCGGCTTTCAGGACCGCCAGAAATTTGAAGACAGCGGCCCTGCATCACTTGGGCAGGCTTCCCATAGGATACTTTAAGACCAAAGGAAGCGGAAAGATCAGAAGGGTGATCGATGACGGAGCAGGACAGACAGAGACATTTCTGGCCCACCAGCTTCCGGATCTTTCAGGAGCTCTAGTGACTCCCGTGGCTGTCCTCGTTCTGCTGTTTACTTTCGACTGGCGGTTTGGGTTGATCAGCCTGATCCCCATGGTCATCGGAGTTCTGTTTTTGGGAAAGATGATGGGGCCTGGAATGAAAGACTGTATGACACAGTATCAGGCGGCTCTGGGTGATATGAATAACGAGGCTGTGGAGTATGTGCGGGGGATCCCGGTGGTCAAGACATTCCAGCAGAGTGTGTTTTCCTTTAAGAGCTTTCATGATTCGATCATGAGGTATAAAAAATGGGCAGTGAACTACACACTTTCCATGAGGATTCCTATGTGCAGCTATACAGTGAGCATCAATGCGGTCTTTCTGTTTCTGATCCCGGCAGGGTTTCTGCTGCTCGGCAATCTGGCAGCGGGAAGGACATACACAGACTGCCTGCTGGATTTAACGTTTTACCTGTTTTTTACGCCTATCGGTGTCAGTATGATGAACAAGATCATGTGGACCAGTGAAAATACCATGATGGCAAAGGATGCCCTTGGGAGAATTCTTGAAATATTAAGAGAAGAACCCCTGGAGGAACCGGAAAAGCCCGAGTCTCCTGCCAGCTACCGCATCATATTCGAACATGTGACATTTTCTTATAAGGATGGAAATAAGGAAGCCTTAAAAGACCTATCGTTTGTCATTCCGGAAGGGGGCGTGACAGCCCTGGTGGGAAAATCAGGCGGGGGAAAGACCACCGCTGCGAGCCTGATTCCAAGATTTTATGATGTGGATGAGGGAAGCATCCAGATCGGAGGTGTAGACGTCAGAAACATGAAGACAGAAGAGCTGATGCGCCAGGTGGCATTTGTTTTCCAGGACAGCCATCTGTTTAAAGACAGTTTGTTAAATAATATCAAGGCGGCAAGGCCGGACGCGTCCGCACAGGAGGTAGAGGAAGCTATAAAGCTTGCCCAGTGTCAGGATATCATTGACAAAATGCCGCAAGGACTTGAGACAGTAGTCGGGACAAAGGGAGTCTATCTGTCCGGCGGTGAGGCACAGAGGATTGCGCTGGCAAGAGCCGCGTTAAAAGACGCTCCCGTGATTCTGCTGGATGAGGCTACTGCATTTGCGGACCCGGATAATGAATACCGGATCCAGAAAGCGTTTCAGGAGATCACAAAGGGCAAGACCGTGCTGATGATCGCCCACAGGCTTTCCACGATCAGGAAAGCAGACCAGATCATTGTATTGGAAGAAGGGCAGGCACTGGAACAGGGAACCCATCAAAGCCTTATGGAACAGGACGGCATTTACGCAGGAATGTGGAAGGAATATCAGACAGCTGCGGAATGGAAAGTAGAAAAGGAGGCAGTGAAATGA
- a CDS encoding AAA family ATPase — protein sequence MKTCKEMAEVWNVTERTVTTFCKSGKIPGAIKDGRIWKIPDDAKKPVDGRVSSGKYIKQAVAKEKKPLPIGISDYVRAQSEYYYVDKTLLIKEFLDQKPLVSLFTRPRRFGKTLNMDMLRAFFEISDDDTSKYFKDKAIWNCGEAYRSHQGKYPVVFLTFKDVKFDSWDMTFAKISELLQEEFGRHMELCESDKLETYELDYFKKILGGQANEVELSSSLQKLSKMLTEHYGKAPIIIIDEYDTPIQEGYSKNFYDEIIGFMRNFFSGAFKDNKNLSYGFLTGILRIAQESIFSGLNNLTVNSVMDEEYDNFFGFTDSEVHEMLDYYRVLDKEMELKDWYDGYLFGNEEIYNPWSVINYISKGCIPQAYWVNTGKNEILEDVLKVATDDITERLYALLQGERVIARIDQNVVYRSLSEDPANIYSLLLVAGYLKIPKKELQADGSYLCEVSIPNREIAAVYKSEILSHLLQIGAITRTTANKIAESLYVNDLKKLQTAIAEYMDKTISFYDAGAEGFYHGLVLGLIALMDNQYKIKSNRESGDGRYDISLIPREKKYPGIIMELKWKKGLAADELETLAEEALIQIDNKRYDFEMREDGIENILKLGIAFSGKEIKIKTE from the coding sequence ATGAAAACTTGCAAAGAAATGGCAGAAGTGTGGAACGTTACAGAACGTACAGTAACAACATTCTGTAAATCGGGAAAGATACCTGGCGCCATAAAGGATGGAAGAATATGGAAGATTCCTGATGATGCCAAAAAGCCTGTTGATGGTCGAGTTTCATCTGGGAAATACATTAAGCAAGCTGTAGCCAAAGAAAAAAAACCACTTCCTATTGGCATTTCAGATTATGTACGTGCGCAGTCTGAATACTACTATGTTGATAAGACTTTGCTGATTAAAGAATTCTTGGATCAGAAACCGTTGGTGTCACTATTTACCAGACCAAGACGATTTGGAAAGACCTTGAATATGGATATGCTTAGAGCTTTCTTTGAAATTTCGGACGACGATACGAGTAAATATTTTAAGGATAAAGCTATCTGGAATTGCGGCGAAGCATACAGGTCACATCAAGGAAAATATCCAGTCGTGTTTTTGACATTTAAAGATGTGAAGTTTGATTCTTGGGATATGACATTTGCAAAAATCAGTGAATTACTGCAAGAAGAGTTTGGCAGACATATGGAATTATGCGAAAGTGATAAACTGGAAACCTATGAATTGGATTACTTTAAAAAAATTCTAGGGGGTCAGGCAAATGAAGTAGAACTCTCTTCATCACTGCAAAAACTTTCGAAGATGCTCACTGAGCATTATGGCAAGGCTCCAATTATAATTATTGATGAATATGATACTCCTATCCAGGAGGGATATTCGAAGAATTTTTATGATGAGATTATTGGCTTTATGAGAAATTTCTTCTCAGGAGCATTTAAGGATAACAAGAATCTTTCTTATGGGTTTCTTACCGGAATCCTTCGAATTGCCCAGGAAAGTATTTTCAGTGGATTAAATAATTTAACGGTGAATTCTGTAATGGATGAAGAATATGATAATTTCTTTGGGTTTACTGATTCAGAAGTACATGAGATGCTGGATTACTACAGAGTTTTAGACAAAGAAATGGAATTGAAAGATTGGTATGATGGTTATCTCTTTGGAAATGAGGAAATATATAATCCATGGTCAGTTATCAATTATATTTCAAAAGGGTGTATTCCCCAGGCATATTGGGTGAATACCGGAAAAAATGAAATCCTTGAGGATGTTTTGAAGGTAGCTACAGATGATATTACTGAAAGGCTATATGCTCTTTTGCAGGGAGAGAGAGTCATTGCAAGAATTGATCAGAATGTGGTTTATAGATCTCTTTCTGAGGATCCTGCAAATATTTATAGTCTGTTATTAGTAGCGGGTTATTTGAAGATACCAAAGAAAGAACTGCAGGCCGATGGTTCCTACCTATGTGAGGTGTCTATTCCAAACCGAGAGATTGCGGCAGTCTATAAAAGTGAAATACTGTCTCATCTGTTGCAGATTGGAGCAATCACAAGGACTACTGCAAACAAGATAGCAGAAAGTCTTTATGTAAATGATCTTAAGAAATTGCAAACAGCAATCGCCGAGTATATGGATAAAACTATCAGCTTTTACGATGCCGGAGCAGAAGGATTTTATCATGGATTAGTTCTTGGGTTAATTGCTTTGATGGATAATCAATATAAGATAAAATCTAACAGAGAGTCTGGAGATGGAAGATATGATATCAGCCTGATACCACGGGAGAAAAAGTATCCAGGAATTATCATGGAACTAAAGTGGAAGAAGGGGTTGGCAGCAGATGAACTTGAAACATTGGCGGAAGAAGCTTTAATTCAGATTGATAATAAGAGATATGATTTCGAAATGAGGGAAGATGGTATTGAAAATATTCTTAAACTGGGGATTGCTTTTTCTGGAAAAGAGATAAAGATTAAGACCGAGTAA